GTGCCCCTGGAGCATCAGGTCGAGCACCAGGCCCGCACGGTGATGGCCGCGGCGCGGCACGCGCGGGAGGGGGCTCCGCGGAGGTAGGCAGGCGGGACCGCTGCCTCGTCCAGCCGCCCAGCCGTCCAGGGGCCACGGGGCCCTTACAGGGCGAACACCGCCCCGGTCCTCGCCCCGAGTTCGCATCCGTTGGAGAAGGTCCTGTCGTACTCCCGCGGGCGGCCGTTCCACTCGCCCTCCGCGTGCACGGTGACGGGCGAGTAGAGCATCGGGCAGAGGGTCTTCCGCGGCGGGATGCCTGCGATGTCGCCGTCCACCGCGGCCAGTTCCGCACAGGCGCGGGCCGCCTGCGCGTGTCCCAGGGGCGGGTCGCACAGCACCAGCGCGCCGCGGGTGTCAGCGGTGCCCGGCTCGCCCCGGCTGACGGTGACGTAGAGCCAGTTGTCGCGGCCGTCCTCCGGGGAGACCGCCCCGGCCGGGCCGGAGCCCGCGAGGAGGAGGCCGACGGCCAGCAGGGCACCGCGTACCGCTCGCGCGCTGCCGACGGGCCTGGTGGTCCGGACGGGCCTGGTCTTGTTGCCGGTGCTGATCGTGTGGGTCATTCCCTGTGCATCGGCACCGCGGCCCCCGCACCCCAGCCCGACTCACCCGAACGGGAGCCCGCGCGCGTGGAGCGGCCCGCCAGTTCGAACGCCGCGAACGCCACCCGCGACTGGTACTCCACCTGACGGGCGACCGGAATCCAGCGTGCCCCGCAGCCGTCGCGGTAGTCGGCGCACCACTCGTCGATGAGCCGGTCCAGCTCGCGCAGGACGGCGGCGGCCACCGGACCCGCGCCGCGCGCCAGTTGGTGCAGCAGCCCCGCCGTACGCAGTGCCAGCCGACGCCCGGCGATGCGCAGAGTCGCCAGGTGGGCGTTGCTGAGCGGTGGCAGCCGGCACGCGGTGCCGTCGTCCGTGTCGGGGTCCCAGGCGTCGGCGAGACCGGGGCAGACCAGCAGGTAGTCGTCGACCGGGGCGAGGAGACGGTCCGCGTCCGCCACACGGGCGAGGTGGGGCCGCAGCCGTCCGAGGGCCACCTCCAGATAGCGCGTGTCGTGCCGCAGCGTGTGGCTGACCGTGCGCAGCACCGCGTCGGCGTCGGCGGGCGGTGTGTCGTCCTCCACGGCGGCCACACCCCACATGGGCGCCTCGACGATCGCCGTCACCGTGCCGTACCGGTGCGGATGGAACCAGGTCGACTCCACCGCGGCCTCGTTGATGGCGGCGGCCAGGTCACCACGCCTCGGCGGCGGAATCCGGTGCACCGCGGGTCCCAGACGGGGCCAGTACAGGGTGTCGTACGGGCCCAGCTCGCGCGGGATGCCGAGCCGGGCCGCCGTCTCGGCGACGCGCTGCGGGAGGCCCGGGAGGTCGCGGGTGAGTTCCACGAAGCCGCCACCGATGTCGACGCCGTGCAGCGAGCACTGGAAGAACGGCCGCAGTTCGTCCTGGAGGGCGAGCAGCGCGCGGGTCTCAGGCAGGGCGGCCCCGGCCGCGCCGTCGGGCAGCCATTCGGGCTGTTCCAGGAAGCCGGGCCGGAAGAAGTTCCGGAAGTAGTGGCCGAGGTTGTACGGACCCCCGAGCCAGCCCTCGTTGCGGCGGGAGCCGTCGGGGTCGAGGCACAGCAGCAGGTTCCAGGTGGCGTCCGCGCGGACGGTCGGTCCCGGGTCGGCGAGGACCCGTTCGGCCAGCCGCAGGGCGGTCCCGCCGCCCACCGGCTCGTTGGCGTGCGGGCCGGCGACGACGAGGGCCTGACGGCTGCCGTGGCCCACCGAGAGCAGCCACAGGGGCGTGCCCGCGCGCGAGGTGCCCACGGTGCGCAGCCGGGCGTCGGCGGGGTGACGGGCGACGAGTGCGGCGGCCCGGTCGGCCAGCTCGTCCACGGACGGGTAGCGGAGGAGCGGCGACAGAACAACCTCCACAGCGGGGCCTACGGTTCACTTGGCGTGCACGGCGCACGCACAGTCAGTCACGCCTCGGGGATTACGTCAACACCACCGCACGCGAGGAGAGTTGCTCCCGGGGAGCAGCCCCCCGCCAGTGGTCTCACTCCGCCGAGAGACGGAAGGCCATGTTCCCGAAGCCGATCTGGTCGCCGTCCCGGACGACGGCCGCGCCGATCACACGGCGCCCGTTCACCGTCGTGCCGTTGGTCGAACCGAGGTCACGCAGTACCCACAGACCGCTCTGGTGCCGGAGTTCGGCGTGGACGCGCGACACCGTCTCGTGGGTGAGCCGCAGGCCGTTGGCGGGGTCGCGCCCTATGCGCAGCGGGTGGCCGTTGCCGGGAAAGGGCAGCAGCAGCTTGGGGAGCCGCTCGGACTGCCAGGCCCTGCGCAGCCGTACCGTGAACCCGGAGACCGCCTCGACCGTCCCGAACACCAGGCGGGAGAGG
The DNA window shown above is from Streptomyces sp. NBC_01451 and carries:
- a CDS encoding SSI family serine proteinase inhibitor, with amino-acid sequence MTHTISTGNKTRPVRTTRPVGSARAVRGALLAVGLLLAGSGPAGAVSPEDGRDNWLYVTVSRGEPGTADTRGALVLCDPPLGHAQAARACAELAAVDGDIAGIPPRKTLCPMLYSPVTVHAEGEWNGRPREYDRTFSNGCELGARTGAVFAL
- a CDS encoding M14 family zinc carboxypeptidase, which gives rise to MEVVLSPLLRYPSVDELADRAAALVARHPADARLRTVGTSRAGTPLWLLSVGHGSRQALVVAGPHANEPVGGGTALRLAERVLADPGPTVRADATWNLLLCLDPDGSRRNEGWLGGPYNLGHYFRNFFRPGFLEQPEWLPDGAAGAALPETRALLALQDELRPFFQCSLHGVDIGGGFVELTRDLPGLPQRVAETAARLGIPRELGPYDTLYWPRLGPAVHRIPPPRRGDLAAAINEAAVESTWFHPHRYGTVTAIVEAPMWGVAAVEDDTPPADADAVLRTVSHTLRHDTRYLEVALGRLRPHLARVADADRLLAPVDDYLLVCPGLADAWDPDTDDGTACRLPPLSNAHLATLRIAGRRLALRTAGLLHQLARGAGPVAAAVLRELDRLIDEWCADYRDGCGARWIPVARQVEYQSRVAFAAFELAGRSTRAGSRSGESGWGAGAAVPMHRE
- a CDS encoding DUF1707 and FHA domain-containing protein; its protein translation is MTSSFEFHTYPPRLSDAERDRALKALREGVALGRLSHDTFIRRMELALAARRSDELAVLTADLPTEKRLSRLVFGTVEAVSGFTVRLRRAWQSERLPKLLLPFPGNGHPLRIGRDPANGLRLTHETVSRVHAELRHQSGLWVLRDLGSTNGTTVNGRRVIGAAVVRDGDQIGFGNMAFRLSAE